One part of the Stigmatella aurantiaca genome encodes these proteins:
- a CDS encoding 2-hydroxychromene-2-carboxylate isomerase translates to MSRAPLRFFFDYVSPYAYLAWTQLPALAKRHGRALEAVPVLFAGVLNALGTLGPAEVPAKRFYLYKHTHRLAHDLSVPFVFPSAHPFNPLLALRVTAAVREEDARRQLVSALFSAAWAGGGGLMEPERVSACVGAVGLEAQALLAAAGTPDVKDQVRRNTEELLALGGFGVPTILADEELFFGVDSLGHLERFLRGEDPLSREERERLRTLPMAASRL, encoded by the coding sequence ATGAGCCGTGCTCCCCTGCGCTTCTTCTTCGATTACGTCTCGCCCTACGCCTACCTCGCCTGGACGCAGCTTCCCGCCCTGGCCAAGCGTCACGGCCGCGCGCTGGAAGCCGTGCCAGTGCTCTTCGCCGGCGTGCTCAATGCCCTGGGAACCCTGGGGCCCGCGGAGGTGCCCGCCAAACGGTTCTACCTCTACAAGCACACCCACCGGCTCGCCCATGACCTGAGCGTCCCCTTCGTCTTCCCCTCGGCGCACCCCTTCAATCCGCTGCTCGCGCTCCGGGTGACGGCCGCGGTGCGGGAGGAGGATGCCCGGAGGCAGCTCGTCTCCGCGCTGTTCTCGGCGGCGTGGGCGGGCGGAGGCGGGCTCATGGAACCCGAGCGCGTCAGCGCCTGCGTGGGCGCAGTGGGGCTGGAGGCCCAGGCCTTGCTCGCCGCCGCGGGGACGCCGGACGTGAAGGACCAGGTGCGCCGCAACACCGAGGAGCTGCTCGCGCTGGGGGGCTTCGGTGTTCCCACCATCCTCGCGGACGAGGAGCTCTTCTTCGGCGTCGACTCCCTGGGGCACCTGGAGCGCTTTCTGCGCGGGGAGGATCCGCTCTCCCGCGAGGAGCGTGAGCGCCTGCGGACCCTCCCCATGGCCGCGTCCCGTCTCTGA
- a CDS encoding SDR family oxidoreductase translates to MGTNKVVLVTGASSGIGLACAKLLSERGHTVYGTSRKPSPASLGFRMLELDVTRDASVQAAVSTVLAEQGHLDVVVNNAGYALAGPIEETSLEEAQGQFDTNFFGVLRVCQAVLPSMRARRSGLIINVSSLGGVAGLPFQGLYSASKFALEGLTESLRLEVASFGIQVTSLQPGDVHTPITQNRVRAQGGGPGSPYRSAFETVLRIIEKEERAGVPAQRVATQVLRLMERKQAGVRSTVGHLSQRIITAAKAFLPSWLFERLLKSYYGL, encoded by the coding sequence ATGGGCACAAACAAGGTTGTCCTGGTCACAGGAGCTTCGTCCGGTATCGGTCTGGCGTGCGCGAAGCTGCTGAGTGAGCGCGGCCATACGGTCTATGGAACGAGCCGCAAGCCCTCGCCGGCCTCGCTGGGTTTCCGGATGCTGGAGTTGGACGTCACCCGGGACGCGTCGGTCCAGGCGGCGGTGTCCACCGTGCTCGCGGAGCAAGGCCACCTCGACGTGGTGGTGAACAACGCGGGCTACGCGCTGGCGGGCCCCATCGAGGAGACGTCGCTGGAAGAGGCCCAGGGCCAGTTCGACACCAACTTCTTCGGCGTGCTGCGTGTGTGCCAGGCGGTCCTGCCCTCCATGCGGGCGCGACGCTCGGGGCTCATCATCAACGTGAGCTCGCTGGGCGGAGTGGCGGGCCTGCCCTTCCAGGGGCTCTACAGCGCCAGCAAGTTCGCCCTGGAGGGGCTGACGGAGAGCCTCCGCCTGGAAGTCGCTTCCTTTGGCATCCAGGTCACCTCGCTCCAGCCGGGAGACGTCCACACACCCATCACCCAGAACCGTGTGCGGGCCCAGGGAGGGGGCCCAGGGTCTCCCTACCGAAGTGCGTTTGAAACAGTGCTGCGCATCATCGAGAAAGAGGAACGGGCAGGAGTTCCTGCCCAGCGCGTGGCCACACAGGTGCTGAGGTTGATGGAGCGCAAGCAGGCCGGCGTCCGCTCCACGGTGGGCCACCTGTCACAGCGGATCATCACCGCCGCCAAGGCCTTCCTCCCCTCCTGGCTCTTCGAGCGCCTGCTCAAGTCTTATTACGGCTTGTAA
- a CDS encoding CHAT domain-containing tetratricopeptide repeat protein: protein MLQAVSLTIALFFCVTAEGRASEEMLDARLREAQASFNEALKLRLSGKYSEALAEVEHALSLRKGVLGDAHPEVARCLNLMGDLYRRNGSLSHAEPLHQRALAIREASLGNSHPDVANSLNNLATLYADQGLYGRAEPLFQRALAIREASLGNSHPDVAASLNNLAGLYYDQGLYGRAEPLFQRALAIREASLGNSHPDIASSLNNLATLYAYQGLYGRAEPLYQRALAIREASLGNSHPDVANSLNNLASIYYEQGLYGRAEPLYQRALAIREASLGNSHPDVANSLNNLASIYYEQGLYGRAEPLHQRALAIREASLGNSHPYVADSLNNLATFYADQGLYGRAEPLFQRALAIREASLGNSHPDVASSLNNLATFYLDRGLYGRAEPLYQRALTLGEASLGMNHPLVAESLSGLGKLRLAQHRLSDALPLFSRAFSISERRLRHEALDFSESRLSTFLSYLRTDEQRLYALLRAHPQDARVQRLALGASLLLKGRSISETATISRTLYRSLSAEDRDTLERLQGLRTQLASLSLAGPGTLSSDDYQQRLQSLAQAGDSLEADLAKRSAPLRAVSSLPSLDDIVSRVASSLPKDAALVEFIAYSDSPLVPKPGTPLAKTPRQERYLALVLFPDASTRAVDLGPAAPIDQAASRFRDALAEREVSFQSTSQQLYQLAFRPLLAQLGATRRLFLSPDGQLNLVPFSALHDGEGFLLDSFDFTYLSSGRELLPRPLDSAPSSSVVVLADPDFTAPSLYAPSGAPPSSTASPLPDALERFFAAPRSDLTRSAWVPLPGTRLEAQGIQRLLPHAQVFLGSDASKERLLNLPTPGILHLATHGFFLGNSSSVPNSRGLAVVNSLGSPPPPQAEPLLNSGLALAGARLAAPGAPLSPQATLVTALELAGLNLWGTQLVVLSACDTGRGEIHLGQGVYGLRRALMAAGAETVLASLWKVNDNSTHLLMEFYYRNLLAGQGRASALREAMLSLRATHPHPHAWAPFIAVGSDAPLHAITPALPWTPKPELWITQSYWDIAPREQPLGMRHPLSGPYHSPERRFF from the coding sequence ATGCTTCAGGCCGTCAGTTTGACGATTGCGCTATTTTTTTGCGTCACAGCCGAAGGGCGGGCCAGCGAAGAGATGCTGGATGCACGGTTGCGAGAGGCTCAAGCGAGTTTCAACGAGGCATTAAAGCTGAGGCTCTCAGGCAAGTACTCTGAGGCCCTTGCCGAGGTTGAGCACGCGCTCTCACTCAGGAAGGGCGTGCTTGGCGATGCGCACCCAGAAGTGGCCAGGTGCCTCAATCTGATGGGGGATCTTTATCGACGGAACGGGAGCTTGTCCCATGCGGAACCCCTCCACCAGAGGGCTCTGGCCATCCGCGAGGCCTCTCTCGGCAACAGCCATCCCGACGTCGCCAACTCCCTCAATAACCTCGCCACCCTCTATGCTGACCAGGGGTTGTATGGCCGGGCCGAGCCCCTCTTCCAGAGGGCCCTGGCCATCCGCGAAGCCTCCCTCGGCAACAGCCATCCCGACGTCGCCGCCTCCCTCAACAACCTTGCCGGCCTCTACTATGACCAAGGGTTGTATGGCCGGGCCGAGCCCCTCTTCCAGAGGGCTCTGGCCATCCGCGAGGCCTCCCTCGGCAACAGCCATCCCGACATCGCCAGTTCCCTCAATAACCTCGCCACCCTCTACGCTTACCAGGGGTTGTATGGCCGGGCCGAGCCCCTCTACCAGAGGGCTCTGGCCATCCGCGAGGCCTCCCTCGGCAACAGCCATCCCGACGTCGCCAACTCCCTCAACAACCTCGCCAGCATTTACTATGAGCAGGGGTTGTATGGCCGGGCCGAGCCCCTCTACCAGAGGGCTCTGGCCATCCGCGAGGCCTCCCTCGGCAACAGCCATCCCGACGTCGCCAACTCCCTCAACAACCTCGCCAGCATTTACTATGAGCAGGGGTTGTATGGCCGGGCCGAGCCCCTCCACCAGCGGGCTTTGGCCATCCGCGAGGCCTCCCTCGGCAACAGCCATCCCTACGTCGCCGACTCGCTCAACAACCTTGCCACCTTCTACGCTGACCAGGGGTTGTATGGCCGGGCCGAGCCCCTTTTCCAGAGGGCTCTGGCCATTCGCGAGGCCTCTCTCGGCAACAGCCATCCCGACGTCGCCAGTTCCCTCAACAACCTCGCCACCTTCTACCTTGACCGGGGGTTGTATGGCCGGGCCGAGCCTCTCTATCAACGCGCGCTTACTCTTGGCGAGGCATCTCTCGGTATGAATCACCCTCTCGTTGCTGAATCACTCAGCGGTCTCGGAAAACTTCGTCTGGCCCAGCATCGTCTCTCTGACGCTTTGCCTCTCTTCTCTCGCGCCTTCTCCATCTCCGAGCGGCGCCTGCGTCATGAGGCCCTCGACTTCTCCGAGTCCCGCCTTTCCACATTTCTTTCCTATCTGCGTACTGATGAGCAGCGGCTCTATGCCCTGCTGCGCGCCCACCCTCAGGATGCCCGCGTTCAGCGATTGGCCCTCGGCGCCTCTCTCCTTCTCAAGGGCCGCTCCATCTCGGAGACTGCCACCATTTCCCGTACCCTCTACCGCAGCCTGAGCGCCGAAGACCGAGATACCCTTGAGCGCCTCCAAGGCTTGCGGACCCAACTGGCCTCCCTCTCCCTCGCGGGCCCGGGCACTCTTTCTTCAGACGACTATCAACAGCGCCTCCAGTCCCTCGCGCAAGCGGGTGACTCGCTCGAAGCGGACCTGGCCAAACGCTCCGCACCCCTTCGCGCTGTCTCCTCCCTTCCTTCTCTCGATGACATTGTCTCCCGCGTCGCCTCCTCTCTTCCCAAGGATGCCGCGCTCGTCGAATTCATCGCCTACTCGGACAGCCCTCTCGTCCCTAAACCCGGGACGCCTCTCGCGAAGACACCCCGTCAAGAACGGTACCTGGCCTTGGTTCTTTTCCCTGATGCCTCCACCCGTGCTGTGGACCTGGGCCCTGCTGCTCCTATTGACCAAGCCGCCTCTCGCTTTCGCGATGCCTTGGCCGAGCGTGAGGTCTCCTTTCAATCCACCTCACAACAGCTCTACCAACTTGCCTTCCGGCCTCTGCTGGCCCAGCTGGGCGCTACCCGCCGCCTCTTCCTCTCTCCCGATGGCCAGCTCAACCTCGTCCCCTTCTCGGCGTTGCACGACGGCGAGGGCTTCCTCCTGGATTCCTTCGACTTCACCTACCTCAGCTCTGGCCGTGAACTGCTGCCTCGTCCATTGGACAGCGCTCCCTCTTCCTCCGTCGTTGTGCTCGCTGACCCAGACTTCACCGCTCCCTCGCTTTATGCGCCTTCCGGCGCTCCTCCATCCTCCACCGCTTCACCGTTGCCCGATGCACTGGAGCGCTTCTTCGCCGCTCCGCGTTCAGACCTGACCCGAAGTGCTTGGGTCCCCCTTCCTGGGACCCGGTTGGAGGCCCAGGGCATTCAACGCCTTCTGCCTCATGCCCAGGTCTTCCTTGGCTCCGATGCCTCCAAGGAACGGCTTCTGAACCTGCCCACCCCGGGCATTCTCCACCTGGCCACCCATGGCTTCTTCCTCGGCAATTCTTCCTCTGTCCCCAATTCCCGTGGATTGGCCGTCGTCAATTCCTTGGGCAGCCCACCTCCTCCCCAGGCGGAGCCTCTGCTCAACTCCGGCCTCGCCTTGGCGGGCGCTCGCCTGGCGGCCCCGGGCGCCCCTCTTTCTCCCCAAGCCACCCTGGTCACGGCGCTGGAACTGGCTGGGCTGAATCTCTGGGGTACCCAGCTCGTCGTCCTGTCCGCTTGCGACACAGGCCGCGGCGAGATTCACCTCGGCCAAGGCGTCTATGGCCTGCGCCGCGCGCTCATGGCCGCCGGCGCCGAAACCGTGCTCGCCAGTCTTTGGAAGGTCAATGACAACTCCACTCACCTTCTCATGGAGTTCTACTACCGCAACCTCTTGGCGGGACAAGGCCGCGCCTCCGCGTTGCGCGAGGCCATGCTCTCTCTGCGGGCGACCCATCCCCACCCCCATGCTTGGGCTCCCTTCATCGCCGTGGGCAGCGATGCCCCCCTGCACGCCATCACGCCTGCGCTTCCTTGGACACCGAAACCGGAGCTTTGGATTACCCAGTCATATTGGGACATCGCTCCAAGGGAACAGCCCCTTGGAATGCGCCATCCTCTGAGCGGCCCTTACCATTCCCCAGAGCGTCGCTTCTTCTGA
- a CDS encoding FMN-binding negative transcriptional regulator, whose amino-acid sequence MYTPPHFKEERPEALHAFIRQHGFGLLISPGPQGMEATHVPFLLDTDGGGTGRLLAHLSRANRQWQHLEAAGEVLAVFSGPHAYISASWYTERTDVPTWNYVAVHAYGRARRVEPGRVRPMLAELSGKYEAASAAPWSLDEVPEASLQAMTKGIVGIEIELTRLQGTRKLSQNRSPEDQQRVIQELKARGGPDDLAVAALMEQARAP is encoded by the coding sequence ATGTACACGCCTCCTCACTTCAAAGAGGAGCGCCCGGAGGCGCTCCACGCGTTCATCCGCCAGCACGGCTTCGGCCTGCTGATCAGCCCGGGGCCGCAAGGCATGGAGGCCACCCACGTGCCCTTCCTGCTGGACACGGACGGCGGGGGCACAGGGCGGCTCCTGGCGCACCTGTCCCGGGCCAACCGGCAATGGCAGCACCTGGAGGCGGCGGGCGAGGTGCTGGCCGTGTTCTCCGGGCCGCACGCCTACATCTCGGCCTCCTGGTACACGGAGCGCACGGACGTGCCCACGTGGAACTACGTGGCGGTGCATGCCTACGGGCGGGCCCGGCGGGTGGAGCCCGGAAGGGTCCGCCCCATGCTCGCAGAGCTGTCCGGGAAGTACGAGGCGGCCAGCGCCGCGCCCTGGTCCCTCGACGAGGTGCCCGAGGCCTCCCTCCAGGCGATGACGAAGGGAATCGTGGGCATCGAAATCGAGCTGACCCGGCTGCAGGGAACACGGAAGCTGAGCCAGAACCGCTCGCCCGAGGACCAGCAGCGCGTCATTCAGGAACTGAAGGCACGGGGCGGTCCGGACGACCTCGCCGTCGCCGCGCTCATGGAACAGGCGCGCGCTCCATGA
- a CDS encoding GNAT family N-acetyltransferase, whose protein sequence is MVEIRTFDGDASEAARFVTHVWQTTYGRQMPLAVWDARFLDWLLFRGGQADRRYLIAAYSGRKLVGTLFAEPTRIRLGRREVDGSYGSWNGVDPEYRGQGIGQRLAEELTRRHRERGAHLMLSCVSSETALAQRFWGKTQRMRFLDSMGLWMHVFDPAALARWSLHASERALFTLARPWHRQGFRRASAEGIRPYRPADLPRCMALVQRMMAPVNLGYAYTPERLAAQLQYRQVPRTFVLEDGGEVRGLVNYYTLRMRARGEVTAGVVDLLAFEEDLPTAEKQRLLQVAMQDMVRQGVSCAALLRGPCVPAPLMWRSGWIPWPGGAKVTCLLPMEGVELPFSPRVFTHLR, encoded by the coding sequence ATGGTTGAGATCCGCACCTTCGACGGGGACGCCAGCGAGGCCGCCCGGTTCGTCACCCACGTCTGGCAGACCACCTACGGCCGGCAGATGCCCCTGGCCGTGTGGGACGCGCGCTTCCTGGACTGGCTGCTGTTCCGCGGGGGACAGGCGGACCGGCGCTACCTCATCGCGGCCTACTCGGGCCGGAAGCTGGTGGGCACGCTCTTCGCCGAGCCCACGCGCATCCGGCTCGGCCGCCGCGAGGTGGATGGAAGCTACGGCAGCTGGAACGGCGTGGACCCGGAGTACCGGGGACAAGGCATTGGCCAGCGGCTGGCCGAGGAGCTGACCCGGCGCCACCGCGAGCGGGGAGCGCACCTCATGCTGAGCTGCGTGTCCTCCGAGACCGCCCTGGCCCAGCGGTTCTGGGGAAAGACGCAGCGCATGCGCTTCCTCGACAGCATGGGGCTGTGGATGCACGTGTTTGATCCGGCGGCGCTGGCCCGCTGGTCGCTCCACGCCTCCGAGCGGGCCCTCTTCACGCTGGCCAGGCCCTGGCACCGGCAGGGCTTCCGCCGCGCGAGCGCGGAGGGCATCCGGCCCTACCGCCCGGCGGACCTGCCCCGCTGCATGGCGCTGGTGCAGCGGATGATGGCGCCGGTGAACCTGGGCTACGCGTACACGCCCGAGCGCCTGGCGGCGCAACTCCAGTACCGGCAGGTGCCGCGCACCTTCGTGCTGGAGGACGGCGGTGAGGTCCGGGGGCTCGTCAACTACTACACCCTGCGGATGAGGGCCCGGGGCGAGGTGACGGCCGGGGTGGTGGACCTGCTGGCGTTCGAGGAAGACCTGCCCACCGCCGAGAAGCAACGGCTGTTGCAGGTGGCCATGCAGGACATGGTGCGGCAGGGCGTGAGCTGCGCCGCGCTGCTGCGAGGCCCCTGCGTCCCAGCGCCCCTGATGTGGCGCTCGGGATGGATTCCCTGGCCCGGGGGCGCGAAGGTGACGTGCCTGCTGCCCATGGAGGGCGTCGAGCTGCCCTTCTCCCCTCGCGTGTTCACGCACCTGCGCTGA
- a CDS encoding alpha/beta fold hydrolase, with the protein MSVLARNNVKVTGTSAQPMLFAHGFGCDQNMWRFVAPAFESDYRTVLFDHVGAGGADISAYDRTKYGTLAGYAEDVLEICRELCLERVVFVGHSVSAMIGVLAAVKEPERFDKLVLIGPSPCYINDGEYVGGFSRRDIEHLLESLDDNYLGWSSTMAPVIMGNPDRPELGEELTSSFCRTHPDIAKHFAHVTFLSDNRADLPKVKTPSLVLQCSNDPIAATVVGEYVHRQLAGSKLVLMKATGHCPNLSAPRETIAAMKAFLSV; encoded by the coding sequence ATGAGCGTTCTCGCCAGGAACAATGTCAAGGTGACGGGCACGAGCGCGCAGCCGATGCTCTTCGCGCATGGCTTCGGGTGCGATCAAAACATGTGGCGGTTCGTCGCCCCCGCCTTCGAGAGCGACTACCGCACCGTCCTGTTCGATCACGTGGGGGCTGGCGGGGCGGACATCTCCGCCTACGACCGCACGAAGTATGGGACCCTGGCGGGCTACGCCGAGGACGTGCTGGAGATCTGCCGTGAGCTGTGTCTCGAGCGGGTGGTGTTCGTCGGCCATTCCGTGAGCGCGATGATCGGGGTGCTGGCAGCCGTGAAGGAGCCGGAGCGCTTCGACAAGCTCGTGCTCATCGGACCGTCTCCCTGTTACATCAACGATGGCGAGTATGTCGGCGGCTTCTCGCGGAGGGACATCGAGCATCTGCTGGAGTCGCTCGACGACAACTACCTGGGCTGGTCCAGCACGATGGCGCCCGTGATCATGGGCAACCCGGATCGGCCCGAACTCGGAGAAGAGCTCACCAGCAGCTTCTGCCGCACGCATCCCGACATCGCCAAGCACTTCGCACACGTTACCTTTCTCTCCGATAACCGGGCTGATCTACCGAAGGTCAAGACGCCTTCTCTGGTGCTCCAGTGCTCGAACGATCCCATCGCGGCGACTGTGGTGGGCGAGTACGTGCACCGGCAACTGGCTGGCAGCAAGCTGGTGCTCATGAAGGCGACCGGGCACTGCCCGAACCTGAGCGCCCCCCGGGAGACCATCGCCGCGATGAAGGCGTTCTTGAGCGTCTGA
- a CDS encoding YHYH domain-containing protein, translating into MRALGVGAAVLSLCVPRAVWAHPGRTNSSGCHNNRRTGGYHCHGGGGYAGGGHVPADVPTRFQVVAIPRARVWINGTYAGVSPTRAIKVQSGSVTVRLEHAALGMYETTSSATAGETTELTVRW; encoded by the coding sequence ATGCGAGCGCTGGGGGTGGGGGCCGCTGTGCTGAGCCTCTGTGTCCCACGCGCGGTGTGGGCTCATCCAGGGCGGACCAACAGCTCGGGCTGCCACAACAACCGGCGGACAGGCGGCTACCACTGCCATGGGGGAGGAGGCTATGCGGGAGGAGGCCATGTGCCCGCGGATGTGCCCACGCGGTTTCAGGTGGTTGCCATTCCACGCGCCCGGGTGTGGATCAACGGTACCTACGCGGGCGTGTCTCCGACCCGGGCGATCAAGGTGCAGAGCGGGAGTGTGACAGTGAGGCTCGAGCACGCAGCGCTGGGCATGTACGAGACAACGTCGAGCGCGACGGCGGGAGAAACGACGGAGCTGACGGTCCGGTGGTGA
- a CDS encoding cyclase family protein: MTLLKTFLLTGALLSTSPAAAQDSAASPSFKTAKDIEAWKEKNRNWNRWGPEDQLGAVNLITAAKRKEAVKLVRDGVSVSLAHPLETQKAEDNPSPLGHRMLFTGEAADAQYSADGLSIEFHGFAHTHLDALCHVFDQGKMYNGYDQKLVTANGCAKLAVSAFKDGILTRGVLIDIPAFRGVPYLEPGTAIHAADLEAWEKKTKVRVSSGDAVIVRTGRWARRAAVGPWDLTKQSAGLHASTADWFKKRGVALVATDVGLDVLPSGVEGDAFPTHIMLINALGISIIDNADPEALSQAAAQRKRYDFLLSINPLRVEQGTGSPVNPIATF; this comes from the coding sequence ATGACCTTGCTCAAGACCTTTCTTCTCACGGGAGCCCTGCTGAGCACCTCCCCGGCGGCCGCGCAGGACAGCGCGGCCAGCCCCTCCTTCAAGACCGCGAAGGACATCGAGGCCTGGAAGGAGAAGAACCGGAACTGGAACCGCTGGGGCCCGGAGGACCAGCTCGGCGCCGTGAACCTCATCACCGCCGCCAAGCGCAAGGAGGCCGTGAAACTCGTCCGCGACGGTGTCTCCGTTTCGCTCGCGCACCCGCTGGAGACCCAGAAGGCCGAGGACAACCCTTCTCCCCTGGGCCACCGCATGCTCTTCACCGGCGAGGCCGCGGACGCACAGTACAGCGCCGACGGCCTGTCCATTGAGTTCCATGGCTTCGCACACACGCACCTGGATGCGCTCTGCCACGTCTTCGACCAGGGCAAGATGTACAACGGCTATGACCAGAAGCTCGTCACCGCGAACGGGTGCGCGAAGCTCGCCGTGAGCGCCTTCAAGGACGGCATCCTCACGCGCGGCGTGCTCATCGACATCCCCGCCTTCCGGGGCGTGCCCTACCTGGAGCCGGGAACCGCCATCCACGCGGCGGACCTGGAGGCCTGGGAGAAGAAGACGAAGGTCCGCGTGTCGAGCGGTGACGCCGTCATCGTCCGCACGGGCCGCTGGGCCCGCCGCGCCGCCGTGGGGCCCTGGGATTTGACGAAGCAATCGGCGGGACTGCACGCCTCCACCGCCGATTGGTTCAAGAAGCGCGGCGTGGCCCTCGTCGCCACGGACGTGGGCCTGGACGTGCTCCCCTCGGGCGTGGAGGGAGACGCGTTCCCCACGCACATCATGCTGATCAACGCCCTGGGCATCTCCATCATCGACAACGCCGACCCCGAGGCCCTGAGCCAGGCCGCCGCCCAGCGCAAGCGCTACGACTTCCTCCTCAGCATCAACCCCCTGCGTGTGGAGCAGGGCACGGGCTCGCCCGTCAACCCCATCGCCACCTTCTGA
- a CDS encoding serine/threonine protein kinase: MQPPRTPELNPAFLPLGTVIGAWRVVAWAGGGVHGAVYQAVPDHDERAAPAALKLALLPRDPRFAREVALLSRVKHPHIPRLKDSGTWQHPGGTLHPFLVMDWVDGTPLYDWAGQHRPSSRQVLLLLAQVARALQALHAQGCLHRDVKGGNILVRPSGGSALLTDLGSGRYPDAETLTPSTLPPGTPAYRSPEACLFELQFFRNPQARYSAQPADDLYALGVTAYRLVTGEYPELGAPTRDEQGTWHLDGIASAAPCVLNPQVDARLNALILRMLARRPEQRGTAVELAEALEQASGASAPSSEARPTPWESPSRPLRLGLAAAALLALGLWLCAVTPQAHPDHASAVTPEAGGARLEDGGTAGLGDEAVATSMETSFAPSVPGGSPEDTLPEPTPGQVRPNAKGRCPHPKQIAHEGGCWVKMVLNRDECEMLNGVVLKGTCYVPVPHRERQPTSQPATPP, from the coding sequence ATGCAGCCCCCTCGAACGCCCGAGTTGAACCCCGCCTTCCTTCCGCTGGGCACCGTCATTGGCGCCTGGCGCGTGGTGGCCTGGGCGGGCGGCGGCGTCCATGGTGCCGTCTACCAGGCGGTGCCGGACCACGATGAGCGCGCAGCTCCCGCGGCGCTCAAGCTCGCCCTGTTGCCCCGGGACCCGCGCTTCGCGCGCGAGGTGGCCCTGCTGTCGCGTGTGAAGCACCCACACATCCCGCGACTGAAAGACTCGGGTACCTGGCAGCACCCGGGTGGCACGCTCCACCCGTTTCTGGTCATGGACTGGGTGGACGGAACGCCGCTGTATGACTGGGCCGGGCAGCACCGCCCCTCTTCGCGGCAAGTGCTCTTGTTACTGGCCCAGGTGGCACGCGCGCTTCAAGCCCTGCACGCGCAGGGGTGCCTCCACCGTGACGTCAAAGGCGGCAATATCCTGGTGCGCCCCTCCGGTGGCAGTGCCCTGCTCACCGACCTGGGCTCTGGCCGCTACCCGGATGCCGAGACCCTCACGCCGAGCACCTTGCCCCCCGGCACCCCGGCCTACCGCTCCCCGGAGGCCTGTCTGTTCGAGCTTCAGTTCTTCCGCAATCCTCAAGCCCGTTACTCCGCGCAACCGGCGGACGACCTCTACGCCCTGGGAGTCACCGCCTACCGGCTCGTCACGGGTGAGTACCCCGAGCTCGGAGCGCCCACCCGGGATGAGCAAGGCACGTGGCACCTGGATGGCATTGCCTCGGCCGCGCCGTGTGTCCTCAATCCCCAGGTGGACGCACGGCTCAATGCCTTGATTCTTCGCATGCTCGCCAGGCGCCCCGAGCAGCGCGGCACTGCGGTGGAACTGGCCGAGGCGCTGGAGCAAGCATCTGGCGCTTCAGCGCCCTCCAGCGAGGCGCGCCCCACCCCGTGGGAATCCCCTTCCCGGCCCTTGCGCCTCGGGCTGGCGGCGGCGGCGCTCTTGGCTCTGGGCCTCTGGCTCTGTGCGGTAACGCCACAGGCTCATCCAGACCATGCCTCTGCCGTGACGCCTGAAGCTGGAGGAGCCCGGCTGGAGGACGGTGGCACGGCAGGACTCGGCGACGAAGCGGTGGCCACCTCCATGGAGACCTCCTTCGCGCCATCCGTTCCAGGAGGGAGCCCGGAAGACACACTTCCCGAGCCCACGCCCGGCCAAGTGCGGCCCAATGCAAAGGGCCGGTGCCCTCACCCGAAGCAGATTGCCCACGAAGGTGGGTGCTGGGTCAAAATGGTGCTGAATCGAGACGAATGCGAGATGCTGAACGGCGTCGTGCTCAAGGGCACATGCTACGTGCCCGTCCCTCATCGCGAACGCCAGCCCACCTCGCAGCCTGCAACCCCACCGTGA